GAAAAAGCCCCCATGCAGCGGCCCATTGAATTCAAGTGAAGAGGTCGGCGGCGGATATCATCCGCGCCGACCTCTTCAATAATTGCCTCAGTTACTTCGCCTCTGACGCTTGAGCTGCTTCCCGCTTGAGCCTGGCTCGGCGCGACAGCATGTTCAAACCCTCAATCAATGCCGAGAAGGTCATGGCCGCGTAGACGTAGCCTTTAGGCACGTGAGCACCGAAGCCTTCGGCGATCAGCGTCATGCCGATCATGATCAAGAAGCCCAGCGCCAGCATCACCACGGTTGGGTTGTCGTTGATGAACTTCGCCAGCGGGTCCGCTGCAACCAGCATGACTACCACGGCACTGATCACAGCAATGATCATGATTGGCAAGTGTTCGGTCATACCCACAGCGGTCACGATGCTGTCGATGGAAAACACCAGGTCGAGCATCAGAATCTGACCGATCGCCGCAGCCATACCCAAGGTAAGGGTCGACTCGATCTTCTTTTCGGCCTCGGTCTTGATATCCACGCTATGGTGGATTTCTGTAGTCGCTTTCCACACCAGAAACAGGCCACCGGCGATCAGGATCATGTCCTTCCACGAAAACGTCTGGCCAAACACTTCGATGACCGGCTCGGTAAGCTGCACGATGTATGCCACGGTACTGAGCAGACCCAGGCGCAGGAACAACGCCATGCCGATACCCAACCTGCGGGCCTTCTGCTGCTGATGCACCGGCAATTTGTTGGTCAGGATCGAAATAAAGATCAGATTATCGATCCCGAGGACGATTTCCATGACGACCAGCGTCGCCAATGCGACCCAGGCCGCCGGGCTTGTCGCGAGTTCTAACAGGTATTCCATAGTGATGCCCTGGTTCAGTTAAAAACGAATTCAGATTTCTTGGTTGGCTTTATCGGTCTTGTCGCGCGGCTTGGGTTGCGCCATGGATAGATCCTGCCTGGCATCGTCCAGCGCTTTGGTGGCGGCCTTCTGCGTATCATCGATGGCCTGTTTGGCAGAATCG
This genomic window from Pseudomonas sp. G.S.17 contains:
- a CDS encoding TerC family protein; protein product: MEYLLELATSPAAWVALATLVVMEIVLGIDNLIFISILTNKLPVHQQQKARRLGIGMALFLRLGLLSTVAYIVQLTEPVIEVFGQTFSWKDMILIAGGLFLVWKATTEIHHSVDIKTEAEKKIESTLTLGMAAAIGQILMLDLVFSIDSIVTAVGMTEHLPIMIIAVISAVVVMLVAADPLAKFINDNPTVVMLALGFLIMIGMTLIAEGFGAHVPKGYVYAAMTFSALIEGLNMLSRRARLKREAAQASEAK